The following proteins come from a genomic window of Leptospira bandrabouensis:
- a CDS encoding toprim domain-containing protein — MAQKTEKTSGNSRNFKKLSNVEHVRMRTGMWLGQNSLSTFEQHFFTKDNAGKYDIVHEELSDIPAKLKCLDEACMNCVDEYRKNLNDKSIPEKDKMNKLIIQLSTDRKRVTIQDNGRGIPADNAEGVYLHLMYGENFDDKVKEDHVAGQNGVGISLVRMVSSFFRVKTINGGKAYKKMFSIHDDVKKTIRGFKLSKEDTERVHLYYDEHGTFVDCPLLSADQIKQLKAPCDKTGMTAVIETAKKEDHGTTVEFELNPAYFNNLDTSFNINLVKQYLQDIAMSNPGLEVVFIHKTGKEKYKFKKGFDEIFSNSEMVYYKLDYADKTSSSQIHMDTYVVVGQNKTLTWVNSIFCPQGGSAIEYLENRLCDEIRKKSQIVSLEKKLNTQCTRNDVRSCFHMYVNLRILNPRFKSQDKSYLINDLNEDIRKSVDKHLDKLLKKTGLIEEIKMVMERRTQMKQLEDAQKGLRKASRNNIPKLMPPTGKPNDPGRILFVAEGDSAIAGLRPARNPKLHGLFPLRGKPLNCKGMSLAKAMQNEEMKNIVAIVGLPLDQKVKSIDELHYDRISIITDADFDGYAIRSLMLSFFYEYWPELFDLGFINISAAPLYEVDVKWKDAKKETVFCIDDSDYDKLVAKVNKQGGEITRKKRNKGLGETGKEAMKYAVDHCMTTITVGNKKTAKNTQDLWFHKDYAEKRREAISEYSMSVIED, encoded by the coding sequence ATGGCTCAAAAAACTGAAAAAACCTCAGGAAATTCGCGAAATTTTAAGAAATTATCGAATGTAGAACACGTTCGTATGCGTACAGGAATGTGGCTTGGGCAAAACTCCCTTTCCACTTTTGAACAACATTTTTTTACCAAAGATAACGCTGGTAAGTATGATATCGTACACGAAGAACTTTCCGACATTCCAGCCAAACTAAAGTGTTTGGATGAAGCATGTATGAACTGTGTGGATGAGTACAGAAAGAACTTAAACGACAAATCCATTCCAGAAAAAGACAAGATGAATAAACTCATCATCCAATTGTCAACCGATCGTAAACGTGTTACCATCCAAGATAACGGTCGTGGGATTCCTGCAGACAATGCCGAAGGAGTTTACCTCCATTTGATGTATGGAGAAAACTTTGATGATAAAGTCAAAGAAGACCATGTTGCCGGACAGAACGGAGTGGGGATTTCTCTTGTACGTATGGTCTCTTCCTTTTTTAGAGTGAAAACCATCAACGGTGGAAAAGCTTACAAAAAAATGTTTAGCATTCATGATGATGTGAAAAAAACTATCCGTGGTTTTAAACTTTCGAAAGAAGATACAGAACGAGTTCATTTATACTATGATGAACATGGGACCTTTGTAGATTGTCCGTTATTATCCGCTGACCAAATCAAACAACTAAAAGCACCTTGTGATAAAACAGGGATGACTGCCGTGATTGAAACTGCTAAAAAGGAAGACCACGGAACAACAGTGGAGTTTGAACTCAATCCAGCTTATTTTAACAATTTAGACACATCTTTTAACATCAATTTGGTGAAACAATACCTTCAAGATATTGCTATGTCTAACCCTGGTTTAGAAGTAGTATTCATTCACAAAACTGGAAAAGAAAAGTATAAATTCAAAAAAGGTTTTGATGAGATTTTTAGTAACTCCGAGATGGTTTACTATAAGTTAGATTATGCGGATAAAACTTCCTCCTCTCAAATCCATATGGATACTTATGTAGTTGTGGGACAAAACAAAACTCTGACTTGGGTAAACTCGATTTTTTGCCCGCAAGGTGGATCTGCGATTGAGTATTTAGAAAATAGACTTTGTGATGAGATTCGTAAAAAATCACAAATTGTCAGTTTAGAAAAAAAACTAAACACTCAATGTACAAGAAACGATGTAAGAAGTTGTTTTCATATGTATGTAAACCTTCGTATCCTCAATCCTCGGTTTAAGTCACAAGATAAATCTTATCTCATCAATGATTTGAATGAAGACATTCGAAAGTCTGTGGACAAACACCTCGACAAACTTTTGAAAAAAACGGGCCTCATCGAAGAAATTAAGATGGTGATGGAACGCAGAACCCAGATGAAACAGCTCGAGGATGCGCAGAAAGGCCTCCGTAAGGCGTCTCGGAACAATATCCCTAAGCTTATGCCTCCGACGGGCAAACCAAACGATCCAGGCCGAATTCTTTTTGTGGCGGAAGGGGACTCAGCGATTGCGGGTCTACGTCCTGCAAGAAATCCCAAGTTACATGGGCTTTTTCCACTCCGGGGAAAACCACTCAACTGTAAGGGGATGTCTCTTGCGAAAGCCATGCAAAACGAAGAGATGAAAAATATCGTAGCCATTGTGGGCCTTCCACTCGACCAAAAAGTGAAGTCCATTGATGAACTTCATTACGATCGCATCAGTATCATCACGGATGCGGATTTTGATGGCTATGCCATCAGGTCTTTAATGTTGTCTTTTTTCTATGAGTATTGGCCTGAACTTTTTGATTTAGGTTTTATCAATATTTCTGCGGCACCACTTTATGAGGTGGATGTGAAGTGGAAAGATGCAAAAAAAGAAACTGTATTTTGTATCGATGATTCCGACTACGACAAGTTAGTTGCGAAAGTGAACAAACAAGGTGGTGAAATCACTCGCAAAAAACGAAACAAGGGACTTGGGGAAACTGGAAAAGAAGCAATGAAATATGCAGTCGATCATTGTATGACCACAATCACTGTGGGAAATAAAAAAACTGCCAAAAATACCCAAGACTTATGGTTTCACAAAGACTATGCAGAAAAACGTCGTGAGGCAATTTCTGAATACTCTATGAGTGTGATTGAAGACTAA